One Spiribacter halobius DNA segment encodes these proteins:
- the ilvB gene encoding biosynthetic-type acetolactate synthase large subunit: MTQEAVLATATPPTETRTRHPLAGERMSGAEMVIQVLADEGVDTVFGYSGGAILPTYDAIFRYNEKHRSAEGEDPMRLVVPANEQGAGFMAAGYARSTGKVGVFLVTSGPGATNTVTPIRDCMADSVPVVLITGQVARGAMGTDAFQEAPIVNIMGNCAKHVFLVTRAEQLEDTLRTAFEVARSGRPGPVVVDLPKDVQNWVGEYKGSGLLGIRGYRQRMESLRQAKLSERKCRQFFELLEHSSRPLLYVGGGVVSGDAADALTEFARTFNIPVVTTVMGLGAIDSKDDLCLHMLGMHGTAYANYAVEDCDFIIAVGARFDDRVAAKAELFAPLAEHVAHIDIDAAEIGKVKLVDWAHVGEARRSLRQLTEYGRNSGFRRDFGPWLEHVRALRERHPMNFERNSPLIQPQEVMERLNALTGGEAIVSTGVGQHQMWAAQYLDFRRSRLWLTSGSMGTMGFGLPAAIGAQFANPDALVIDVDGDGSIRMNLGEMETVTTYDLPVKVLLLNNNGDGMVRQWQRLYFGDRFSGSDKSLHRKDFIKAAESDGFGFARRVADKGELPEALEAFIRFPGPAFLEVMVDPDAGVYPMVGPGMGYKQMVTGEHIPGRELPEAGSGKVDPSEAF; this comes from the coding sequence ATGACTCAGGAAGCCGTCCTCGCTACCGCCACCCCTCCCACGGAGACCCGGACCCGGCACCCGCTGGCCGGGGAGCGCATGAGCGGGGCGGAGATGGTAATTCAGGTGCTGGCGGACGAGGGCGTGGACACCGTCTTCGGCTACAGCGGCGGCGCCATCCTGCCGACGTACGACGCCATCTTTCGCTACAACGAAAAGCACCGCAGCGCCGAGGGCGAGGATCCGATGCGCCTGGTGGTGCCCGCGAACGAGCAGGGTGCCGGCTTCATGGCGGCCGGCTACGCCCGCAGCACCGGCAAGGTGGGGGTTTTCCTGGTCACCTCCGGGCCCGGGGCGACCAACACCGTCACGCCCATCCGCGACTGCATGGCCGACTCCGTCCCCGTGGTGCTGATCACCGGCCAGGTCGCGCGTGGCGCGATGGGCACGGACGCCTTCCAGGAGGCGCCCATCGTCAACATCATGGGCAACTGCGCCAAGCACGTTTTCCTGGTGACCCGCGCCGAGCAGCTCGAGGACACCCTGCGCACCGCCTTCGAGGTGGCCCGCTCCGGGCGCCCCGGTCCGGTGGTGGTGGACCTGCCGAAGGACGTGCAGAACTGGGTGGGCGAGTACAAGGGCAGCGGCCTGCTCGGGATCCGCGGCTATCGCCAGCGCATGGAGTCGCTGCGCCAGGCCAAGCTCTCCGAGCGCAAGTGCCGCCAGTTCTTCGAGCTGCTGGAGCACTCCAGCCGGCCGCTGCTCTATGTCGGCGGCGGCGTGGTCAGCGGTGATGCGGCGGACGCCCTTACCGAGTTCGCCAGGACCTTCAACATCCCCGTGGTGACCACGGTGATGGGTCTCGGCGCCATCGACAGCAAGGATGACCTCTGCCTGCACATGCTGGGCATGCACGGGACGGCCTACGCCAACTACGCGGTGGAGGACTGCGACTTCATCATCGCCGTCGGGGCGCGGTTCGATGACCGCGTCGCCGCCAAGGCCGAGCTTTTCGCCCCGCTGGCCGAGCACGTCGCCCACATCGACATCGACGCCGCCGAGATCGGCAAGGTGAAGCTGGTGGACTGGGCGCATGTGGGCGAGGCGCGCCGCTCGCTGCGCCAGCTGACCGAATACGGCCGCAACAGTGGCTTCCGCCGCGACTTCGGGCCCTGGCTGGAGCACGTGCGTGCCCTGCGTGAGCGCCATCCGATGAATTTCGAGCGCAACAGCCCGCTGATCCAGCCCCAGGAGGTGATGGAGCGGCTGAACGCGCTCACCGGCGGCGAGGCCATCGTGAGCACGGGCGTCGGCCAGCACCAGATGTGGGCGGCGCAGTACCTCGATTTCCGCCGCTCCCGTCTGTGGCTCACCTCGGGCTCGATGGGCACCATGGGCTTCGGCCTGCCGGCGGCCATCGGGGCGCAGTTCGCCAACCCCGATGCACTGGTGATCGACGTCGACGGCGACGGCAGCATCCGCATGAATCTCGGCGAGATGGAGACCGTGACCACCTACGATCTGCCGGTGAAGGTGCTGCTGCTCAACAACAACGGCGACGGCATGGTCCGTCAGTGGCAGCGGCTCTACTTCGGGGACCGCTTCTCCGGCAGTGACAAGTCCTTGCATCGCAAGGACTTCATCAAGGCGGCGGAATCCGATGGCTTCGGCTTCGCCCGGCGCGTGGCCGACAAGGGTGAGCTGCCGGAGGCGCTGGAGGCCTTCATCCGCTTCCCGGGCCCGGCGTTCCTCGAGGTGATGGTGGATCCGGATGCCGGCGTCTATCCGATGGTGGGCCCCGGCATGGGCTACAAGCAGATGGTCACCGGAGAGCACATCCCCGGCCGCGAGCTCCCCGAGGCCGGCTCCGGCAAGGTCGACCCGTCCGAGGCGTTCTGA
- the htpG gene encoding molecular chaperone HtpG, translating into MTETQSEETREFQAEVRQLLDLMIHSLYSSREIFLRELISNAADAADRLRFEALQDPALNEDDPEPAVWLRVDRDARTLTVSDNGIGMSRDDVLENLGTIARSGTRRFLDSLTGDQRQDAQLIGQFGVGFYSAFIVADRVEVHTRRAGTPAEAGVRWVSDGRGEFTVSDEPRQRRGTDVVLHLAEGQDEFLDPERLRAIVRRYSDHIAVPIRMAGGDDGEAETINRASALWMRPKSEISEEEYQAFYQQLTHDPEPPLTWLHNKVEGNQAYTSLLYIPARRPFDLFDPEPHHGLRLYVRRVFIMEDREGRLMPRYLRFVRGVVDSDDLPLNVSRELLQHNKLIDRIRAASVKRVLDALERLAKDEPERYARFWEAFGSVLKEGPVEDAGNRERVAGLLRFHSTHGGDGPEVSLADYVARMKAGQKAIYYLTAESLTAARNSPHLEVFRKHGVEVLLLAEPVDEWLVTHLAEFQGTPLRSVAKGELELDALGEADESRPEPAASDEAVEGLLGRLREALSERVSDVRVSRRLTDSPACIVVGEYEFGMNMQRMLRAAGHELPQSRPALEINPGHPLIRRLSQGDDGGRFDDWASLLYEQSVLMDGGRLEDPAGFVRRMNTLLSGGDAQTADSA; encoded by the coding sequence ATGACCGAGACGCAGAGCGAAGAGACCCGGGAATTCCAGGCCGAGGTCCGGCAGCTGCTGGACCTGATGATCCACTCCCTCTACAGCAGTCGCGAGATCTTCCTGCGCGAGCTCATCTCCAATGCCGCCGATGCGGCCGACCGGCTGCGCTTCGAAGCGCTGCAGGATCCGGCGCTCAACGAGGATGACCCGGAGCCCGCGGTGTGGCTGCGGGTGGATCGGGACGCCCGCACGCTCACGGTGAGCGACAACGGCATCGGCATGAGTCGCGACGACGTCCTGGAGAATCTCGGCACCATCGCCCGCTCCGGCACCCGCCGCTTCCTGGATTCCCTCACCGGAGACCAGCGCCAGGACGCCCAGCTTATCGGTCAGTTCGGTGTCGGCTTCTACTCGGCGTTCATCGTCGCTGACCGTGTCGAGGTGCACACGCGGCGGGCCGGCACGCCGGCGGAGGCGGGCGTGCGCTGGGTCTCCGACGGCAGGGGCGAGTTCACCGTCAGCGATGAGCCGCGCCAGCGCCGGGGCACCGACGTGGTGCTGCACCTCGCCGAAGGCCAGGACGAATTCCTCGACCCCGAGCGGCTGCGCGCCATCGTCCGCCGCTACTCGGATCACATCGCCGTGCCCATCCGCATGGCGGGCGGCGACGACGGCGAGGCGGAGACGATCAACCGTGCCTCGGCGCTCTGGATGCGCCCGAAGAGCGAGATCTCCGAGGAGGAATACCAGGCCTTCTACCAGCAGCTCACCCACGATCCCGAGCCGCCGCTGACCTGGCTGCACAACAAGGTGGAGGGCAATCAGGCCTATACCTCGCTGCTGTACATCCCGGCGCGGCGCCCGTTTGATCTGTTCGACCCGGAGCCGCACCACGGTCTGCGCCTTTACGTGCGCCGGGTGTTCATCATGGAGGACCGCGAGGGGCGGCTGATGCCGCGCTACCTGCGCTTCGTGCGCGGCGTGGTGGACTCCGACGACCTGCCGCTCAACGTCTCCCGGGAGCTGCTGCAGCACAACAAGCTCATCGACCGTATCCGCGCCGCCTCGGTGAAGCGCGTGCTGGATGCGCTGGAGCGTCTCGCCAAGGACGAGCCCGAGCGCTATGCCCGCTTCTGGGAGGCCTTCGGCAGCGTGCTGAAGGAGGGTCCGGTGGAGGATGCGGGCAACCGTGAGCGCGTCGCCGGGCTGCTGCGCTTTCACTCCACCCATGGCGGCGATGGTCCGGAGGTCTCGCTGGCGGACTATGTCGCCCGCATGAAAGCCGGCCAGAAGGCGATCTACTACCTCACTGCCGAGAGCCTCACGGCCGCCCGCAACAGCCCGCATCTGGAGGTGTTCCGCAAGCACGGGGTCGAGGTGCTGCTGCTCGCGGAGCCGGTCGACGAGTGGCTGGTCACGCACCTCGCCGAATTCCAGGGCACCCCGCTGCGCTCCGTGGCCAAGGGCGAGCTGGAGCTGGACGCCCTCGGCGAGGCGGACGAATCCAGGCCGGAGCCGGCGGCGAGTGACGAGGCGGTGGAGGGGCTCCTCGGGCGGCTGCGCGAGGCCCTGTCCGAGCGGGTGTCCGACGTGCGGGTGAGCCGGCGGCTCACCGACTCGCCGGCCTGTATCGTGGTCGGCGAGTACGAGTTCGGCATGAACATGCAGCGCATGCTGCGCGCGGCGGGCCATGAGCTGCCGCAGAGCCGCCCGGCCCTGGAGATCAACCCGGGCCACCCGCTGATCCGTCGCCTGTCGCAGGGCGACGACGGCGGCCGCTTCGACGACTGGGCGAGCCTGCTCTACGAGCAGTCGGTGCTGATGGACGGCGGCCGGCTGGAGGATCCGGCCGGGTTCGTGCGCCGCATGAATACGCTGCTGAGCGGCGGGGACGCCCAGACCGCCGACAGCGCTTGA